The genome window TGATTTAGTACGTACTTCCATTCTGTTTCAAGATTTTTCATTATAGATGTATAAGTGTCAGCCATTTCTTCGCGTATCTGCAGATCGCGAGTCAATGCAGAACTTTTTAAAGTAGCAAGttcttttttcaatcttttattttcacttatTAACTCATTGTAATCTTCTGACTGAGTATAATCAGAGTTATCATCAACTATATTTTCCCAATCTATAAagataattcaaaattataaattctattgtaaattaagattaataatacaaGACATACCTTCACTTTCCAGTTCTGTAGCATCCCAATCAGTTTCTGTTTTTATGCTTTGTGTAACTATTCGTGAAAATCTTGATTTAGTTTTCTTGCatactttctctttttctataaCTATCTTTTTTGCAATAGCAGAAAAATTGAGCACATTTTGTGTTTCTATGTACAAATTTGGTATAGGATTAATATTgactattaaaattatatgctCTTTTCCAGATAATGCTTTTTGAAATAGTCTTGTTAATTTTGATTCTCTGAATGGGCCAATATGTTCTATTTTCTGTTTCGATAACTGTCCTTCATGAATGTTTTTTAAACATCTTCCTAATACTAGGAGacttgtattaatattttgtgcTTCTTTTAATCTGTCTCCAATATTTAAGgttttttttaatcgttccGATCCAGCCAAATCACAAAATGCAAACCtatcatttgaaaaataacaagTAACAAAGcatgtaattaatatctaataaaaataaaaaagattattttctaCATACGTGCTAACTTCAACAGAACTGGGGTCATTCTCaacataatatttcaataattttatggtGAATATACAATGTGATCTTGAACTTCTTGCATTCAAAGCAGTTGCAGCtactttcaaattatattgTCCTGCCATTAGAACTTGATAAGCCTCAGAACCAGAGTTCACACAAACAGTTTTTAAACCTTTAATAAATGTTCTTCCATGGGTATCTGTTGCTAATTTAAGAGGCGTTCTCTTTTTCTGACATTCATTTGATAAAAGATCATatacaatttcattataaatttcagCGAAAGAAACCCAAACAGAATAATGTGCACCAATACATTGACTAGGTCTAATAGGTGATTCCTCTTGCAATAATTTTTGCATATCTTTATAAGCATTAATAAACTGATATTTATCTACAGAAGCAAATGTTAGTAACTTGGTTTTTATCTCTAATTCTTGAGCACGTTCAAGAGGATCCAAAATAACAATATCACAGTGATTCATAGGTTTATAAGAAGGAGTAGACTTTGGTGTAATgtttgaaaatacaaattctaaACATCTTGGTACTATTCCAGGGGATGTGGTAGTCCCTTGTAATGTATAAGATTTTCCGGAATTTGTAGTAcctatgaaattatattaaaataatgtagaacattatataaattattatatataaatttagttgtataatatatttaccaTAAGTCATGATAGTACAATTCTGTCCACTTAAAAAATCTATCATTTGCTGCTTTATAGATTGTTCAAACAATTCTAGCTGAGTAGTTTCTGGTCCAAAGGTTTTAGTAAATGTAAACTTTCTACACACAATATCAGTACTATTGGATCTCTTGAGACAGCTGGTATTATTATCTAAAGTAGGCAATTTTGTGAACAAAGTAGTAGAATTGATAATTTTGTATGCATCTTGTTGCTCttcagataattttaatttcttaggGAATGGTTTCATTCGTAAATATACTTTAACTGTTTGTAAAGTTTCTGATTCTGAATTTAAAGAACCACTTTGTACAGTGTAATTGGATTCTTCACTCTGAGTTTCAGCGTCATAAacagaaagtaaatttttcttagtTTCCTTTAAAACACAAGGTCTCTTTCCATAGGCTAATATACTAGGATCTCTGCCAAATAAATATGACATGTCATCTGGAGGATTATTATAAGAAGACCCAATAGAATCTAATATGTTATCCATCtataaacatttgaaaaatatgttattcTTTTGTTATACTAATTCTTGTAATGGAAAAAAAcgatcaaaattttattcataccTTCTTGTGATAAAACTTTCGATTAATTATGtcacattaaaaataaaatatctttgcacttattaaacaaatattgtttaatgaatggaaaaattaaaatcttctttTGTTATTGCATACTTCTGAAAAcaaatcttatttttaaataaaccgATAAcctgttaataattttaaatatgtaccTTTTACTTTATATCTATAGTAGTCACTTATGAAACGTTAGATTAATACCTGCTTTCACATGCTATATAAAAAAACTTAAACaattaaatcaaaataaacaTTAACGCACAACTATTTCACAAGAAGCTCGTGAATCCACGGCCACAACAAACggttagtattttattttgaaatcttgTCGCGAGAATACTTTCCTCGGATTGGTACAATTTTTGATAGACATATTATTACCGCGCTCAGCATATAACCAATAAAAGTCAAGATATACTTTTAACGACCAATAAGagtgaagataaaaaattgtgttCTGATTAGACAAAACGTACCTACCTtgtacttaaaaatataaaatttagttatagcaattatattttaaaaaaatagtacatataaacaatatatagaaatagtttaaatgtaaaaaattaagtaatgATTCCTCTTAATTAGATAAGGTgattataataaacatatgCATAACcacattattaaaataaatctttattacatttatcattCATATCAATATTTACAGATCTCAAATTaaacacatatgtacatatagcAGTTAGTACTCTCTTTTTTATGTTACCTCCACACACGATGACAATCTATAATAACTTTTgggataaaaaatatattttttggacGTTTGAAAAAGGAGTccgatattattaaaaattgtttaaattaaacgatggTTAGAGGAAGAGACATGGTTATACAACGTagatataaattgtaaaatattagaaaacaaTACAATCATTTACAGAAAAGAAACATGATAAATATAcctaacattttataattgtagGAATACTAACGTGAGCTCATAAGTCTTTTGTTGCacctatgaaatatttcacgcaCCATTATTGACTTTTGTATCACGTTTCATGttacatataaaaagaatatttcatccTATAATATCCACTTCAGAGTATTTAATCATTTCAATCAACAATGGAAttacaagtaaaaataaattactttttccaAAGTACATCAACAgttatttttctacatttttatgtCTTTTACACACTTTAGTCActatttttttcattcaagtcaattttttattatgtatcaACAGAGTCAActgttggaaatattttcaatctaaTTCTTTCATCACATGTTGataactttaaattatttttaaatgatgaTTCCATTTAACgagttttaaaattaatacagtAATCGTAATGTCAAGATTCATGATTCAGAATGCCTTTTAAATCATCTGGCAATGTATGTGTGATGTCATTTATCCTTTCTTGAAGTTTTTCCCTTACAGAATTGCCTATAGGTACTTCATCAACATAAGTCTTTTCTAATTTCTGCCGAATTCTAAGAATCATATCTACCAATTCTACCTCCTGCTTTCCTTGCACCCAGGTTTTTAAATCCTACAATAATGGTAATttgtttaagaaataaaacaaataaacatttttatttttaaaaacagatcaaattttcatattgAACGCGAACATACCGCTTGTGATAATGCCTCAAGTTgtataacttgtaacttttGTGATAACTCTGTGTATCTAGTATGAAACCAACCAGAAAAATTAGGTGAACGGAAAAATCGTCGATATAATCCTACCCAATCTCCTTTTATGCCTGTGGTTAATTGTGGCCCAGCACTACTTAAAGTAGCTAAGAAATCGTTTGGATTAAATAATTCAGGTATAGGTGTAGcctaaaataattatattattatagtttcAACTGTTTAAAACATTCAACAGACAAAGTGATAATTACTTTAAAAGGTGATATGTCCTTTTGTAATGGCATAAGACTTGCAATATATCTTTCAAGAGGTATCATAAAACTTTCAGTCAATTCTATCAAATGACGTTTTAAAAGAGCTGTTTGCACTTCCCCTGGCCTCTTTGTTTGGATACctctaaataatttcttcaataTAGTTTTATCCTTCTGAAGGAAAGGTTTATACTGAGTATAAACTCCTGGCTTTGAATCTAATATTTTGAGATTCTctgatttctttattttgtacCTTTGAttctctaaaatataaaaaatatttaaatattctatgtatataCTGTTTCATAGAACTTACCATTACTAGTTCCATTACTTATTCTTATAATATGAGGCCAATGTTGTAGAGTTTTGGCAAAAAATGGATTTGTTACACCTAATATTACAGCAGGTGGTGATGGAGCATCTGTagtatattctttaaattcagaatcatgaattgtaaaataagGTCGGTGATCAGCACAATATTTTAATGGTGCAATCATCCTAAAAAAAtagcatattttttatttcattttcttattaGAATTATCTTTAACTATTTacgaaatacaataaaatactcACGCAATAAGTGCTTGGACCATTTCAGAGCAACCAGTAGGTGAACCAGCCATAACAACAATTGGTTCACTAAGTAATACTAATTCCCATAATAAATGTACATAACTTACAACACTAGCTAAACTTCTAAACATATCTCCTTCATTGGCAGATGTTAAAATTAGTCTTCGAGTTGCATGAAAATTTGGCGCATGATCCATGGCAGCAATTGTAGGTGCAGTTGCTTTATAGTTTTGATTTGGAATATATGTCTAAAAtatgaagaatgaaaaataacatatggtggaaatacgaattaaaatgtatcaaCTTTTACCTGGAATAAAACACCTATAAGTGGTAAATGCACTACTTGGCCTGGTATTGGAGGAGGCCATTGATCAATTTCTCTTACAATAGCTTCCATCACTGCATTGCccatttcaaaaaattcagGTGCAATTAAAGCACACAATTCACCAAAGAGATTCACAAATGGcagttttgtaattataacaaTACTCTAGcatataaataaagttattatttatGCTTCAAGATCTTGtatttacatctttattattttagtatataaaataaacctTTTGGAAATATCCTCTTGGAAGAGACTTATCTTTCACTTGACGAAAGTATACATAACCCCAATAATAATCTTTATCACATTGTAAAAATGGAGGTGACTTTCTATCATATTCTTTTAAGGCTTTAGTCTCTTGAAGGATAGCTCCACTCTGTCTTATTCTGACATGATATTGTGTATCTCCCATACAACCAGAGTTAGAATCGGGAAAAGCAAGATAACAAACATTAGATCTCTCTTGTTCAGATAGTTTGATATGAGATGGATATATAGCctgtataaaagaaaaacagatatcactataaatgtttataaataaataattgtattaaaaattaaatataaaatgtaataaaacgtTACCTCTATAGCTTGACCTAATTCAAGATCAAAAGTAACAATACACATGCAATGTACCCAATTATGAAAACGTTCCCatttttcatatatcattTCTTCTTGACTACTTATAGCATCCATTCTCCTAGTTCTTGAACAAGAGGCAACTGACATTTTATAAGAATTTGGTTAACATAACCACATGCATATATTAGGGAACATGTCGCCTTGATATCTTATTAAGTGACAAATTTAGAAACttctgtttaatttataacttaatgtgtgtgtgttatatttcctataaagGAATTTGGATATCTGgaaacatattaaaatattatgttttatacttttatgctatatattatattatacaatatgttAGCTTATATGTTTATCAATAAAGAACTTACAACTTTATTTAAGGTACACATTATTCCGTGCTTTTGGATTAAAATTGTTTCCTAGAcagtttttctttctattttaataatctcataattacttttaacttcagcatatatatatatatatatatatgtatatatatacatatatttttaccctgtttaatgatatttaaaaacatttaatacaCTTATGCACTTTGTTTACTATCATTGAGAACAAGGATCAAAATGTCAGGGAAGAATGTTAATTGAACAATGAAAAAACTCAGGTATCAAAAACACGAGGATCATTACATGTACActtatttcattattctttACTATTTACACACAATTGTTAAAATGCCCACGTGTTTTCCAtcttgtaataataataatctgcCAAACATGTTAATTTGATTTCGAAAACGATGGTGTGGCAATGAAAATGTTCATGAATAACGTTTACACCAGTACTTTTCTTCGATGAAAGTATCTCCGTATGTACGTATTTAACGTTTGGTTTCGCTTTATTGGAGAAAGTCTTCATAATGCTCAGTATCTATAACAATAGTTTCATAACCTCCCAAATCAAACATGTACgtattttcagaaatttgattTATCTGAGCGCGTCAATCTTGTCAGATAACATCAAATCAAAGATATATTGCTTATATACAGATTGCAATCAGTACAATTCTACTTCGCACTTTAGTCATGAGAGATTTGCTTATACCTTATGTCCCTAATAGTAATATTCAACCATAGCAGTACTGACCCTTTGTTAACTCGAATCATAAActgatgtatgtatatatctatatgtaaATCTTAATAGATACCAAACTTgttttttgcaatatttatactttctaaaatgtttaaagatgAAACTACAAGAAACAAacataattgttttatttctcgttttcaaccacattatatttcattcatttcaGTTCCTTAAGAATATCAAAAAGAATACTGAAAATGTTAAGAactatttttctatcattctcatttatattgtacatacatacacataaacattcaattttcatattatagaatttttattttaatgaataataaattatatatatatatatattagaaagaatatattaatttacctataacaataaagatattaaaactatcataagaaaattataaatcaaagTTTCAATTGTCAAGTGTATTATTGTATAGAGCATTATACGAACGAATTTCGTTAATgcatacataataaatatatatatatgtttctttaTATGAATCAATAAATTTCTGAATGGTATTATACAAAGAGGAAATCTTTATCGATGTGCGTGCACTATTCTACGCATGCATATTGCACCGGTATATTGATCAAAAATTTATGATTTGTAACGtgattgtaatataaatataattaaatgtatatgtagattgtataaaatttttcacgaaactgaatttcattttacagtaacaaatccataattaaaaaaagttcCTTTACTAACGAATACTATGCACttgaataataatagatttacccttgcatttattttctaatttatttgtacaattgCATAAGTTATCTgcatttcaattataatttattattataagttattataaaaagttagaccacaatattgatattaaatacaagatatgcaagtatttattatacctCCTATATTAACTTTAATATTTCGATCAAACTTCATTGAAAATCGAAGATATTTCAATAAGCGAAGCTATTCTTCTTCgccaaaaaattaatagtaaaattagTTACAAgaatgttaaatttaattgaaatatatacatatatatatattacaacgTATCCTAGATTTTGATAGCGAAACTTGtgtaaataagaaaagaatgttATAAGAACATAAATAGTTTAAAACTTTACTAATAAGTtatgaaatatcaaagaaatatcaaacacGAAGggaatagtatatagctattactacgatataatataagaattatatCAGCAATATTcacatttattgtttatttttgcgTGCTGTGTCGAAGTCGTTAACGATTTTTGAAGGTAATTTCATGATAATTTCTGCCAGTACCATTGAATCGTTAGTAAGTTAGTGGACTTCGTACGAAAAGGCTGCAATCATTTACAAATCGAGAGTATGCAGATATACATTTTGTTTCTGCAATGGAAATACCTGAACTGCTGTGAGAGAATATCAAAACGGGTTCCCTAATAGAAGAATACAAAACATGTGGATGCAACTGGATAGCTGTCCGGTACATTATGGAGTACATAATATTTGtgaattaaacaattattttcctCACAGATGGATATGTCGAGGAGGGCCAATACCTTGGCTTCCAAGATCGCCTGATCTCATGCCATTGGATTTTTATCTGCATTTTGAGATGGAATATTAGTTACTTTTGGAAGTGCTAAAAGTATTATACTACCTTCGATGGCCTGAGATAGCAAGCACAACTCGCGTAAATAGAATAAACGTAAGTATTGGTGGTCTATTCCTACATTTCATTGTAGTAACCGCAAGTCCATTACttagcattttttatttttttcataactttttaataaagtgCTAAACGtcctatatttatataactttttttttcttaggCTGATAGAATGTACTGACTGTAAGTTTCGTACTGTAAGTTTCGTCGTTAAAACCTAAGACACCCTGTAGATATATAAATGGATCTATTATACTAACAATAGAGCAAGTGGATACGCCCCTGGGTGCACGAATCCGCGCGTGCTTAATCTTTGCGACTGTCACATTCTGTCAAGCCCGGTTGTCAGCCTATGCTCATCAGCCATGCTATGTCTAACTgtaaaaaataacttttagCCATTAAGTGTCACTTGGTGCAGTTCCAAACTAGTAGATAAAAAACGGTGGCTTGCAATCGCGATCAAACATGTACCGTATCTTTCCCGATCTAATAACTGATACGGGTGTGTCTACGCGCGTGTTCCGATACGTGATCAAGTATGTCAGTCAGTTTGTAAAAGTGCAAGCTTGTAGCTGTAGCAAACATTAGGTTACCAATAAACAGTAAATTTCCTAACGATGTCAGCTGACATCCTGCAGGATAAGAGCGTAGCCTTGAATGGCAAGAATGACGTACCGGTAGTCTCGCAACCCATTACCAGGGGTGGACTTAGGGTTTACAAGATTGTTGTTTTGGGCGATGGTGGTGTTGGTAAATCAggtataatacaattttatttgtcatcgtttaattaaaaaaacatgtTATATCTCATATGtattatggaaattaatttttcagctGTCACATTACAATTTGTCAGTCATAGCTTTCTTGATTATCATGATCCAACTATAGGTAAGAGTTTATTTCATGTATgttgtaatgaaaattgaaaagtctGAAAAATGtctgtaaaattttgttcttattatttcttaacttTTGGAGGAATATATCATttaatgttcttttttattgacAGAGGATTCATATCAACAACAAGCAGTTATAGATGGTGAAGCTGCACTTTTAGATATATTGGACACTGCAGGCCAGGTCAGAATTTGTTTTTAACATGGTTTCATAAGAAAGTGAATTCATcgtattgtaattttatatatacataaatgttaTATGTCATATAGTTTTTTTATATGTAGGTGGAATTTACAGCTATGCGTGACCAATATATGAGATGTGGAGAAGGTTTTATGATATGTTATTCTGTAACTGATAGACATAGTTTTCAGGAAGCTTTGGAATATCGAAAATTGATAACACGTGTGAGAGCTAATGAAGATATCCCATTGGTATTAGTTGGTAACAAATTTGACTTGCAGCATCAACGAAAGGTAAAACACAACTTTTCATTCTAACTGAGATTTACTGATTTTGTTAACATGAGAAACATATTATAGGTAACTACAGAAGAAGGAAAGGCACTTGCTGAGCAGCTTGGTTGCCCCTTTTATGAAACATCTGCAGCTCTTAGACAGTTTATAGATGATGCATTTTATTCATTAGTCAGACAAATTCGAGCTAAAGAAAGGTCAAGAAATTCGGTACGTAAACACAGTCGTTGGTGGCGGCTGCGTTCAATTCTTGCCTTTATATTTAGAAGGAAGCAAAGACATGTCAATAGTCATCATTATTCCCCTTAATTGACGTATTTGCATAGATATCTTTTTGATAGcgtttgttttaaattaacaaattatggCAACATAAACAGTTTGGAATTCTACAGATTACACaacgaacaaaattttttatgcttcttttgtattttataacagTCTCTCAATTTAGGGATTAATTCACTAATATGTCACTGCCTCATCTTTAACcccattatattttaaatgtagtAATGGAAACATGAAATATAGACTGCagttcattatttttattataaactttACACTAATAGCTTCTATTACATTGAgaagttatttaaaaacttatatgaaaaaaagttaaaCATGAGATGATACAAGCAACAAGGATGTGATCTCCTAAAAAACTTTCAATATAACAGTATAAGATGTCCATAACTCTGTTCCCAAGGTTGCTagttttttcattattatttattaaaaaaggctattaatattacttacaatatatgtatcttaTCAGGAACAATAACTAATAACTGTAATTTAAGGCCTAATTATATTAGGAGTATcttacttttgtttttttaaattaatataattgcagtttttatttaatattttctctccagttaaaattttgattattgttttataactactattttatatgaccaaagaatttaatatttcatattacatgaaatattaaatgaaaatttgtaaatgcaGAATATATAGTATACGTGAGATGAATAGAAAGTTTTGTAATgctaaataattgttatattatgaCAATTAatcgtataaagttaaactaaaatttatttataccaatttaattttctatagaaaaaaatgaaaattgtgaATGGTTttatatcgaattaaattattacaaagtaTACGAAAGTTATAATGATTTGTAAAGTTTACAAATGTTATTTGATGAAGTCGCACAAagtgaacaatttttaaaacgatattttccaATCAAAAGGAGTATTtacacaaatatatttttatttttaagaattgaaGAGATAATACTAGTAATGTATTTGATTAATAAgtcaacaaaattttatgttcATAGACTACTAATACTTTTCCTCTAAGTTTGAGTTCTAGAAACTTCGAATAGTAAATCCACGCTCTGGAGAGCGTTCTTTCGTCTTCGGTAAAAGAGATTTAGTCATATGCTCTCGATTCTTCTCCACTGGTTTTATGATGATATGGACGCTAGGAGCACTACTTTCACTATCTGTCTGTTGTGATGGAATGTCCAATTGGCAATGCGTCCaattagataaataataattgcgCAAAATCTCGGATAGATATACGTCTAGGTAATGAATATCTTATGTATTCGTAAGAGAATCTAggattgttttattttctgttatctTTCGGCATAGTAGGATGTGTCAATACATGTGGAATTATTGACAACTGCTACTTAAACATAAATCCGTTACTTTCATTGAGGatgattttttgtattttccttACAGtgccatattttttaaagctgATTTGAAAAATCCGTTTCACATGCTTACAGTCATCATTCTGTTACTCTATTATTACAGAATACCTTAATGATCATATAAGTAATTCTCcatcataaatataatttttccacATTTGCCACACTTATCCATTTGGTAAagcttttttaatatattttgttgccaaataaaaattttctaccttCATACTTGACATGTAGAGCTCCATTATCTTGTGGAAAATTATTCCTATTCTAACTAAATGATTACCAATGAATATCATATAGAGGCTAGTATCTGTTTCTCTATATACTGTGGCTTTATTATCAATACTGATGCAAGATCTCAGGTAAATTTTGTATCTCCACGTCTGTTACATAGAGCTCCATTATCCTGTAGAAAATCATTCCTATTCATCAAATAATTTGATCAATGAGTATTATATGGACACATTTCATAGTATACTATGACTCTGCCATTAACAAATATGATCCaacatataattaatagattctattttGATGAgcaaaaagaatataatacaaaGTTTATGCAAATCGccaaagtttatttaaaaagtaaaaatgcgAGTAGAATACCCTTTGATGTTCGTTCACGCTGATTGCGTGAAGAATAAAAGAGTAACTTATTCgtcgaaattacaaaaatattggTGCTCGTACTCTAGTAAGAGTTAATTTATCGTACGCTCAAGTGTCTTCGCTTTCTCTTGTTAGAGCCAAAGGTAATAAGGCATGTGGTGTCTGCTCCTAGCGTTCAAAACTTCACGTTTtcttacattatttattaaagctTTTAATTCTCGTGCAGCTTAAGAATAcgtgatttcttttttaatgcatgtatattataaatcagTTACGtttagttataaattaatagaattataatatacactAGAACCTCGTTTATACAGGCAGGTTGAAGGATAAAGCGATTCAAATAACAGAGTAGTTTCGATAATAGTTCATTATACCTttgtatacacatacataatTCGAATGTTAAGATTTAACTGTTAAGATTTCAATTGTTTCTTCCTTgacatattttgtataaatccAAATGATCacatatattaacatattcgTTATAAGAATACGTGTTTGTACATGTACAATCGAACGTAGTTCGATTAATAGGGACTCAGCATTAACTTGTTCGCATAACGAGGTTCTATTGTTCTTTATATAGTTGCCAGATAATAGAACCAATCTATGATAGCATACAGTCAAGACATtacaaaaaaattgttaaatgtatatttatatgtatattaaacgTCTAGTCGTTACTTAATGTTTCCTAGTCAAGTCTTGCATTTTGTTAAACAtgcaataatttacaatttacagaCGCAGTTACGAATTTTGATTGCAGTTTAAAGTGatcatttatatgtatttatcatatcttataaatatttatacatgttggtattatatttgttataacattttataaacagTTTACTAATAGGgaacataattattaatatttaatccaTCTTATTAGCTAACATAACAAATCTgactatttcattttatagaaC of Bombus pascuorum chromosome 6, iyBomPasc1.1, whole genome shotgun sequence contains these proteins:
- the LOC132907748 gene encoding protein DENND6A, whose amino-acid sequence is MSVASCSRTRRMDAISSQEEMIYEKWERFHNWVHCMCIVTFDLELGQAIEAIYPSHIKLSEQERSNVCYLAFPDSNSGCMGDTQYHVRIRQSGAILQETKALKEYDRKSPPFLQCDKDYYWGYVYFRQVKDKSLPRGYFQKSIVIITKLPFVNLFGELCALIAPEFFEMGNAVMEAIVREIDQWPPPIPGQVVHLPLIGVLFQTYIPNQNYKATAPTIAAMDHAPNFHATRRLILTSANEGDMFRSLASVVSYVHLLWELVLLSEPIVVMAGSPTGCSEMVQALIAMIAPLKYCADHRPYFTIHDSEFKEYTTDAPSPPAVILGVTNPFFAKTLQHWPHIIRISNGTSNENQRYKIKKSENLKILDSKPGVYTQYKPFLQKDKTILKKLFRGIQTKRPGEVQTALLKRHLIELTESFMIPLERYIASLMPLQKDISPFKATPIPELFNPNDFLATLSSAGPQLTTGIKGDWVGLYRRFFRSPNFSGWFHTRYTELSQKLQVIQLEALSQADLKTWVQGKQEVELVDMILRIRQKLEKTYVDEVPIGNSVREKLQERINDITHTLPDDLKGILNHES
- the LOC132907759 gene encoding GTP-binding protein Rit2-like; the protein is MSADILQDKSVALNGKNDVPVVSQPITRGGLRVYKIVVLGDGGVGKSAVTLQFVSHSFLDYHDPTIEDSYQQQAVIDGEAALLDILDTAGQVEFTAMRDQYMRCGEGFMICYSVTDRHSFQEALEYRKLITRVRANEDIPLVLVGNKFDLQHQRKVTTEEGKALAEQLGCPFYETSAALRQFIDDAFYSLVRQIRAKERSRNSVRKHSRWWRLRSILAFIFRRKQRHVNSHHYSP